The proteins below are encoded in one region of Triticum aestivum cultivar Chinese Spring chromosome 1B, IWGSC CS RefSeq v2.1, whole genome shotgun sequence:
- the LOC123141555 gene encoding heat stress transcription factor A-4d yields MRWSVKRHMQRPARAQTQPRVHVARPRPPYKGRPRATCTGGAARLFHPGPSLSSTSGSATSTAFSYGTTSKLDITAGRNGITEGPVVSPVSLPQNKSIRSTTSRRLCPLGYREFSTACSLIHVNKERHRIQSNPVEDFLAELGRSTDMEMDMEGGSQPQPQGASLSPAPFLIKTYEMVEDPATSRVVSWGPGGASFVVWNPPDFSRDLLPKYFKHNNFSSFIRQLNTYGFRKIDPERWEFANDDFIRGHMHLLKNIHRRKPVHSHSPQNQVNGPLAESERREYEEEISRLKHENGLLVAELQRQAQQQCGLSWLMQSLEDRLTAMEQRQADVVASVRDTLQRRRGGVHPRQETMMLELEPTDHFSKKRRVPTIGFFVEEPAEEQRVPHLRAMGGETPGMVMVNAEPFEKMELALVSMEKLVRRAGDYASSSEDMYNAAAAAAPSTDDPAHADLQAAPVETGANLQPSSPELAESPGYAVQSPMLLFPEIHEDKRNTTAEVDMSSEASTTDASQDETTAEAEAETGVPHEPAVANDLFWERFLTDTPKPLAVEESHGPEDDVKTGLDCYWFGHRNNVDQITEQMGHLASAQKT; encoded by the exons ATGCGCTGGTCAGTCAAACGTCACATGCAACGACCAGCCCGTGCACAAACGCAACCACGCGTCCACGTCGCGCGACCACGGCCGCCCTATAAAGGCCGCCCGCGCGCCACCTGCACCGGTGGCGCCGCCCGCCTTTTCCACCCCGGTCCCTCCCTCTCTTCTACCTCCGGATCCGCCACCTCCACTGCGTTTTCCTACGGAACCACCTCGAAGCTCGACATCACGGCCGGCCGGAACGGAATTACGGAAGGACCCGTGGTTTCGCCGGTGTCTTTGCCGCAG AACAAGTCGATCCGATCCACGACAAGTCGCCGTCTTTGCCCACTTGGTTACAGAGAATTTTCAACCGCATGCAGTTTGATTCATGTGAACAAAGAGCGGCACCGAATCCAATCTAATCCGGTTGAAGACTTTCTCGCCGAGCTGGGCCGATCGACGGACATGGAGATGGACATGGAGGGGGGCTCGCAGCCGCAGCCGCAGGGCGCCTCGCTCTCGCCGGCGCCGTTCCTGATCAAGACGTACGAGATGGTGGAGGACCCGGCGACCAGCCGCGTCGTGTCGTGGGGCCCCGGCGGCGCCAGCTTCGTGGTGTGGAACCCGCCGGACTTCTCCCGGGACCTGCTGCCCAAGTACTTCAAGCACAACAACTTCTCCAGCTTCATCCGGCAGCTCAACACCTAC GGTTTTCGGAAGATCGACCCGGAGCGATGGGagttcgcgaacgacgacttcatCAGGGGCCACATGCACCTCCTCAAGAACATCCACCGGCGCAAGCCGGTGCACAGCCACTCACCGCAGAACCAGGTGAACGGGCCGCTGGCGGAGTCGGAGAGGCGCGAGTACGAGGAGGAGATCAGCAGGCTCAAGCACGAGAACGGCCTGCTCGTGGCAGAGCTCCAGAGGCAGGCACAGCAGCAGTGCGGGCTCAGCTGGCTGATGCAGTCGCTGGAGGACCGGCTGACGGCGATGGAGCAGCGGCAGGCGGACGTCGTGGCCTCCGTGCGCGACACCCTGCAGAGGAGACGGGGCGGCGTTCATCCACGGCAGGAGACCATGATGCTGGAACTGGAGCCGACGGACCATTTCAGCAAGAAGAGGAGGGTTCCGACGATCGGTTTCTTCGTCGAGGAGCCCGCCGAGGAGCAGCGGGTGCCGCATCTGCGGGCGATGGGTGGTGAGACGCCGGGCATGGTCATGGTGAACGCCGAGCCCTTTGAGAAGATGGAGCTGGCCCTGGTCTCCATGGAGAAGCTCGTCCGGAGGGCCGGCGACTATGCGTCGTCCTCTGAAGACATGtacaacgccgccgccgccgctgcgcccaGCACCGATGATCCGGCTCATGCAGATCTGCAGGCGGCGCCAGTGGAGACCGGAGCAAATCTTCAGCCGTCTTCACCGGAGCTAGCGGAGTCTCCGGGTTACGCTGTCCAGAGTCCAATGCTACTATTCCCAGAAATTCACGAAGACAAGCGCAATACAACGGCCGAAGTCGACATGAGCTCCGAGGCCAGCACCACAGACGCTTCGCAGGACGAGACGaccgccgaggccgaggccgagaCCGGAGTTCCCCATGAACCGGCCGTGGCGAACGATCTGTTCTGGGAGCGGTTTCTCACGGACACGCCCAAGCCGCTAGCCGTCGAGGAAAGCCATGGACCCGAGGACGATGTGAAGACCGGCCTAGACTGCTACTGGTTCGGTCACCGGAACAACGTTGATCAGATCACCGAGCAGATGGGGCACCTCGCTTCTGCTCAGAAGACCTGA